From the genome of Lineus longissimus chromosome 8, tnLinLong1.2, whole genome shotgun sequence, one region includes:
- the LOC135492434 gene encoding ribosome-binding protein 1-like — protein MKKESRPPAREPRRHWMDLKNMLLPMLEPYREARANIVQGPQGPPGPQGQGTQGQGTQGQGTQGQGTQGQGTQGQGTQKTMLQSVGPLQIEMMAVEKTQPLNQDLQFVLW, from the exons atgaagaaggagagccggcctccagctcgagagccgagaagacactggatggacctgaagaatatgttgctgccaatgttggagccatacagg gaagcccgagccaacattgtacaagggccacaaggtccTCCAGGGcctcaaggacaagggacacaaggacaagggacacaaggacaagggacacaaggacaagggacacaaggacaagggactcAAGGACAAGGGACtcaaaagacgatgttgcaaTCTGTGGG ccctctgcagattgagatgatggctgtcgagaagacccaaccactcaaccaagatctacaattcgtgctatggtag
- the LOC135492737 gene encoding small ribosomal subunit protein bS21m-like translates to MSRNHIRFLAKTVLVKNGEVEVAYRALDRILHNEKIIDENRRNQYYEKPAQWRKRIMYERAKRIYNSEMQRKIQFISRKNRIDPFPR, encoded by the exons ATGTCCAGAAATCACATACGATTTCTGGCTAAAACTGTActggtgaaaaatggtgaagttGAAGTTGCTTACCGAGCCCTTGATAG gatACTTCACAATGAAAAGATAATCGACGAGAATCGTAGGAACCAATACTATGAGAAGCCTGCCCAGTGGCGGAAAAGGATCATGTATGAAAGAGCCAAACGTATCTACAACTCAGAAATGCAGAGAAAGATTCAGTTTATTTCTAGGAAGAATAGGATTGATCCTTTCCCAAGATAA